The Stigmatella aurantiaca DW4/3-1 genome contains the following window.
GATTCGCGAGCCGCGGCGCGAAACCGATGAAGAGCTCCGTCAGCATCTCGCCGACCGTTCCCGCCACGTAGTAGCAGTAGGTCAGGGTGGCCTCCAGGTCCCTCAGGCCGCTGGCCGGCGGGGCGAGCGCGAGTTCCCGGCTCACGTCGGCCATGCCATCGGCCATGGCTCGCACACACCGCGCCATGGGAGGCTGGGTCCAGTCGGGCAAGGCCGCGAAGGCCTCCAACACGGTCCCTGTCCGGTGCACCAGGCGAGCTTCCGGCTCCGGAACGGTCTCTCGCAGCCACTGCCCCACTTGGGCGGTAAAGCGAGGCACCTCCTCGCGCCACCCCTTGGGCAATTCGACGAGGCGAGCAAACTCCGAGAGCAGCTGGGCTCGCAGCGTGGCGCTGCAAGTGGCCTCGTCCTCGATCGTATCGACGATACGGCAGAGGAGATAGCCCACCGTGACGACGAGATCCAACGGCTCGGGGAGGACCGGGATGTTGAGGGCGAAGGTCCGAGAGACCTCGGGCAGCGCCTCGCGGCAGAAGGCTTCAGGGTTGCTCATGATGTGCCGCCCGTTGAGAACGGGCAAAATTGCGCTATAGCAGTGCGCTGCGGCTATGGGGAGCTTCTTGAATACGGACGTGGTCATCATCGGGGCAGGCCCGGCGGGCTGTGCAAGCGCGGCGGCATTGTCACAGTTGGGCCATTCGGTTCTTCTCATCGATGCGGGGCAGGACCGCAGCAAGCAGCTCGCGGGCGAGCTGCTTCATCCCCCCGGGGTGGAAGATTTGCGCACGCTGGGCTTCGGACCCGCGCTGGAGGCCTGTCACGGCCAGCCGGTCCAAGGCTTTGCCGTCGTGGACACCCGGCGGGAGCGGCGGACGACCCAGCTGACCTACAACGGTTCGAGCCAGGGTCTGTCGCTCGAACACGCCCGCTTCGCGCAGAGCCTGCTGGAGGCCGTGGAGCGGCTGCCCAACGTCACGGTGTGGCGCAAGACGCGGCTCACCGCCCTGCTCCGCAACGATGCCGACGGCGTCGTGCTCACGGTCGTGCGCGGTGGGGAACAGCAGCAGGTGTTCACACCTCTGCTGGTGGCGGCGGACGGGCGCAGCTCCTTCGTCCGGAAGCTCCTGGGCATCGAGGAGCAGCACGATCGGCTCTCGAGCATGGTGGGGGTGACGGTGGACGCGCAGGCCCTTCCCCACGCGGGCCACGGGCACATCTTCATTGGAGGCAACGCCCCGGTCCTCGCCTACGCCATCGAGCCAGACGTGGCGCGCGTGATGGTCGACGTTCCCTTGGGTGCAACAGCTCAGCAATTGCACTCATCACCTGAGCTTCTGAATGGGGTGCCACAACCCCTGCGAGGCGCCATCCTAGAGGCACTCGAGCGTGAAACACCCCGGATGGCCTCGAATGACACACGCCTCCCGCGCCGGGTGACCCTGGGCCGGGTCGTCCTCGTGGGAGACGCGGCGGGGTGCTGCCACCCGGTAAGCGCGAGTGGGATGGCCTCGGGGATCAGCGACGCGATGGCGCTCCAGCAGTCGCTCCGGGAGAGCCTCAACAACGTCCCACGTGCCCTGCGCCGCTACGTCCAGCGCCGCCGCTCGGCTCAGCGGACACGCATCGCCCTGGCTTCTGCCCTCTATCAGGCGTTCTCCATTCAGCGCGAGGACATGGACGCCCTGAGGACGGGACTGCTCCGCTACTGGGAGGAGAGCACCACGGGGGGGCGCAACTCGATGGAACTGCTGTCGACGCGCGAGACCCGGATGTGGGTCATGGCGCGCGAGTACATGCGGGTGGTCGGCTATGGCATCGGCGCGCTGACCTCGGAGGCCTTCAGCCACCAGCGCCGGGACTTCGAGACACTCATGCGCGCGGGGACGGGCCTGCTGACCTCGGCGTTTCCCCACTTGCAGGACTCGGCACGCGGAGGGCTGGAGGACGCCTTCGCGACGCTCGCCGCCAGCAAGGCGCGGCGCAGGTAACGGGCGCGGACAAGCGCGGTGCTTAGAGCCGCCGGCCCGTCGCGCGCGTGCGCAGGTTGTCGAGCAGCACGGCGAGCAGGAGAATCACGCCGCGCACCACGTACTGGTAGAAGGCCTGGATGTTCATCAGGTTCATCACGTTTTCGGCGATGCCCATGATGAGCACGCCCACCAGCACGCCTGAAATGGCGGCCCTCCCTCCCGCCAGGGACACTCCACCCAGGACACAGGCGGAGATGACCGACAGCTCGAGCCCCTGAGCGGCATTGGGCTGGCCGCTGGTGATGCGCGAGGACAGCAGGATCCCGGCCACCGCGCAGAGCAACCCCTGGAGGGTGAAGATCCAGATCCGGATGGTGCCCACGTTGACGCCGGCCAGGCGCGAGGCATCCGGGTTGCCGCCGATGGCCAGCGTGTTGCGCCCGAAGACGGTGCGGTTCAGCACGAAGCCGAAGAGGACAAAGCAGAACACCATGGCGAGCACCGGCAAGGGAATGCCCAGCGGGGCGCTCATCGCGATATCGAAGTAGGCCGGATCATCCACCCCCACCGCGCGTCCGTCGGAGGCGATCAACGCCGACCCGCGGACAATCTGCATCGTGGCCAGCGTCGTGATGAGGGCGTTGATCCGGAGCTTGGCGATCACCACCCCATTGATGGCGCCCACCACCACGCCGGCCAGCAACGCGGCCAGAATGCCCAGCAAGAGGTTCTCGGTGTTGTTGGACACCATCACCGCGACCATGCCGGTAAACGCCACCGTCGAGCCGACGGACAGATCGAAGTCCCGCGAGGCCAGGCAGAGCATCATCGTGCAGGCGACGATGCCGATGGTGACGACGGACTGGAGCAGGCCCAGGATGTTCCGCTGCGTCATGAAGCTGGGAACGGTGACGCAGACGATGCCCAGGGCCAGCAGGAACAGGATGACGAGCCCCTGCTCTCCCAGCACGGCCCTCTTCAAGCGATCCATTTCAACATCCTCTCAAGCCGCCGTCCGGTCAGGCAGCGCCGCGGCCAGGATCTTCTCCTCTGCGAAGTCGGGCCGTTGAAACTCCGCGGCGATACGGCCGCCGCACATCACCGCGATGCGGTCGCTGATGCCCATGACCTCGGGCAGCTCACTGGAGATGACGATGAGCGCGATGCCTTGCTCGGCCAACCCATAGAGCACATCGTAGATCTCGCTCTTGGCCCCGACGTCGATTCCCCGCGTGGGCTCGTCGACGATGAAGATCTTGATGCCCTGCTCGGACAACCAGCGGGACAGAATGACCTTCTGCTGGTTGCCGCCCGACAGGTTCTCGATGGCCTGCTTGCGCGACGGGGTCCGCACCCCCAGGCGCTGGATGAACGCCTCGGCCATCTCGCCTTCCCGGCGGGTGTTCACGATGCCGAAGGGCGAGAAGTGGCGGCGCGAGGAGATGGCGATGTTCTCCTCCACCGACTGGCCCTGGAGGATGCCAT
Protein-coding sequences here:
- the araH gene encoding L-arabinose ABC transporter permease AraH; amino-acid sequence: MDRLKRAVLGEQGLVILFLLALGIVCVTVPSFMTQRNILGLLQSVVTIGIVACTMMLCLASRDFDLSVGSTVAFTGMVAVMVSNNTENLLLGILAALLAGVVVGAINGVVIAKLRINALITTLATMQIVRGSALIASDGRAVGVDDPAYFDIAMSAPLGIPLPVLAMVFCFVLFGFVLNRTVFGRNTLAIGGNPDASRLAGVNVGTIRIWIFTLQGLLCAVAGILLSSRITSGQPNAAQGLELSVISACVLGGVSLAGGRAAISGVLVGVLIMGIAENVMNLMNIQAFYQYVVRGVILLLAVLLDNLRTRATGRRL
- a CDS encoding FAD-dependent oxidoreductase, with the protein product MNTDVVIIGAGPAGCASAAALSQLGHSVLLIDAGQDRSKQLAGELLHPPGVEDLRTLGFGPALEACHGQPVQGFAVVDTRRERRTTQLTYNGSSQGLSLEHARFAQSLLEAVERLPNVTVWRKTRLTALLRNDADGVVLTVVRGGEQQQVFTPLLVAADGRSSFVRKLLGIEEQHDRLSSMVGVTVDAQALPHAGHGHIFIGGNAPVLAYAIEPDVARVMVDVPLGATAQQLHSSPELLNGVPQPLRGAILEALERETPRMASNDTRLPRRVTLGRVVLVGDAAGCCHPVSASGMASGISDAMALQQSLRESLNNVPRALRRYVQRRRSAQRTRIALASALYQAFSIQREDMDALRTGLLRYWEESTTGGRNSMELLSTRETRMWVMAREYMRVVGYGIGALTSEAFSHQRRDFETLMRAGTGLLTSAFPHLQDSARGGLEDAFATLAASKARRR
- a CDS encoding phytoene/squalene synthase family protein, which produces MSNPEAFCREALPEVSRTFALNIPVLPEPLDLVVTVGYLLCRIVDTIEDEATCSATLRAQLLSEFARLVELPKGWREEVPRFTAQVGQWLRETVPEPEARLVHRTGTVLEAFAALPDWTQPPMARCVRAMADGMADVSRELALAPPASGLRDLEATLTYCYYVAGTVGEMLTELFIGFAPRLANQANELRALSPAFGRALQLINILKDIREDLERGYCWLPRTVMAAHGLTARTLLYPENRGRAVAMLNELVAVARREADISLEYALRLPVDEPGLRLFCLWPLFFAVLALSRLENNPAVFEPQPVKISRASVREIMLLTQQNVTSDTVLRALYMQCLSGTLQPESLTP